One stretch of Eretmochelys imbricata isolate rEreImb1 chromosome 1, rEreImb1.hap1, whole genome shotgun sequence DNA includes these proteins:
- the LOC144262756 gene encoding G-protein coupled receptor 183-like, with product MATTAATVASQLTVFTYSNESSCDVYNHHFAAKVIFSFFYTVLLVFGSCGNVLALYVTFHRGKKINSTDLYLINLAVSDALFTLALPGRIAYYILEFNWPFGDWFCRVTAFIFYMNTYVGIYFMTCVSVDRYIAVVHTRRLGRFRKVSRVKYICMLIWFIVFLQTISLLFRPMTKKIGDKLTCMEYFNFEEIPKLPFILLGACMIGFCLPVGIILVCYVQINLKLCRAAKENPLTDKNGHHRKAFTIILVVLLAVVICFSPYHLNIIQFMIRKILYQPSCSAQKAFKMSLQITVAFMNMNCCIDPIIYFFAFRGYKRRLLRLFRTSGSVPSSSTGKSYSESNSNSHNQGVCSSSA from the coding sequence ATGGCTACCACTGCTGCTACTGTTGCATCTCAGCTAACGGTCTTCACTTACAGCAATGAAAGCAGCTGCGACGTGTATAACCACCACTTTGCAGCGAAAgtaattttttcattcttttacactgtcctgctggtcTTTGGCTCTTGTGGAAACGTCCTTGCCCTTTATGTCACCTTCCACCGAGGGAAGAAAATCAACTCAACTGATCTCTACTTAATCAACCTTGCTGTGTCAGATGCCCTTTTCACGCTTGCTCTGCCTGGAAGAATTGCTTATTACATCTTAGAATTCAACTGGCCTTTTGGAGACTGGTTCTGCAGGGTGACGGCATTCATCTTTTACATGAACACGTATGTGGGCATCTACTTTATGACATGTGTGAGTGTCGACCGCTACATCGCCGTGGTCCACACCCGGCGGCTTGGCAGATTTAGGAAAGTGAGCAGAGTGAAGTATATCTGCATGCTGATATGGTTCATTGTGTTCCTGCAGACAATATCATTACTCTTCAGGCCCATGACCAAGAAGATAGGAGATAAGCTGACCTGCATGGAATATTTCAACTTTGAAGAAATTCCTAAGTTGCCATTTATCCTTCTGGGGGCTTGCATGATTGGATTCTGCCTACCAGTGGGGATTATATTAGTTTGTTATGTGCAGATCAACCTAAAACTGTGCAGAGCAGCCAAAGAAAACCCCCTGACAGATAAGAATGGGCACCACAGAAAGGCTTTCACAATCATACTGGTTGTGCTCCTTGCAGTTGTGATCTGCTTTAGTCCTTACCATTTAAATATCATTCAGTTCATGATCAGAAAGATACTATACCAGCCATCTTGCTCAGCACAGAAAGCCTTCAAGATGTCTCTTCAAATCACAGTGGCTTTTATGAACATGAACTGTTGCATTGATCCAATAATTTACTTCTTTGCATTTAGAGGGTATAAGAGAAGACTCCTAAGACTATTTAGAACCAGTGGCTCCGTTCCATCCTCCTCCACTGGAAAGTCATATTCAGAAAGCAACAGCAACAGCCACAACCAAGGAGTTTGCTCATCCTCAGCTTAG